Part of the Rhizobiales bacterium NRL2 genome is shown below.
CCCTAGGCGAGGCGTGGACGCACCAGAAATTCAACTCTGCTACTCAATACGACAGGGTCACAGTCAAGGGCGTCGCGGCGATCCGTGCCGTCGCCCGCGACTCCGCATCGGGGCTCTATCGCGATGTCCGCTACGACGTCGCTGAGCATCCCTGGCTCGCCTGGACGTGGCGGGTCGACCGCCTGCAGCAAACGGCGGATATCCGAATCAAGGCTCGCGAGGATTTCGCGGCGGCCATCTTTCTGATCTTCGGGCGCCCCAGCCTGCTCAACCGCGATGTCCCCACCCTCGCCTATGTCTGGACGGGTGGACGCTTCCCCGAAAACGCGGTCGTCGACAGCCCCTATCATCCCGGAACTGTCCGCAGCATCGTCGTGAGAAGCGGCAAAGAGCGCCTCGGCGAGTGGACACAAGAGCGTCGCAACGTTATCGATGACTTTCGCCGGGCATTCGGGCGAGAGCCACCGGAGACCGTCGAGGCCGTGGCCCTCTTCACGGATAACGACCGGACCGGCGAGCCGGCCGAGGCGTTCTACGGCGCGATCCGCGCCCTCCCGCGCTAGGATGACCGGCCCCGTGTCGCGTCCCTGCTAAACCCTCAGATGACGTTCAGCTTGTCACCGGCCGAGCCGCGGTGCTGCGCTTCCAGCAAGATGTTACGAGCGATCGGCGCGGCGGTGCGCGAGCCGCTGCCGGATCGCGCAGGAAGCGGCGCACCGTGTTGCGCGACACGCCCACCTCGCGCGCAATCTCCCGCACGCCCTTCCCATGCCTGACCAACCCCCGGATCTCCATCGACAACTCCACTCCGATCATCCGGGCCCTCCGCCATGCGCGTCGGGCCCAGCCTAACGGGGTGGATCAGTTCTCAAATCGGCACCCGAGTCAGTTTTGCAGCGGCGGCTACACCTCTGCCGGGCGGCGCGCTCGAACCATCAGGTAGAGCCCCAGAAGGACCATCGGGGCCGACAGGACCTGGCCCATCGTGATCGGGCCGAGGATGAAGCCCAGTTGGGCATCGGGCTCGCGGAAGAGCTCGACGAACGTCCGGGCCAAGCCGTAGCCGACGAGGAAAACCCCCGTAAGGAACCCGGTCCGGGCTCGCATCCCGGGACGACGGGCCAGGATTGCCAACACGGCGAACAAGACCAGGCCCTCGAGGAAGGCCTCGTAGAGCTGGCTCGGGTGCCTCGGCAGGTCGCCGCCGTGCGGAAAGATTACGGCCCAGGGCACGTCGGCTACGCGACCGAAGAGCTCGCCGTTGACGAAGTTTGCCACGCGGCCGAAGAACAGGCCGATCGGCGCCGCCGCCGCGACGAGATCGCCCATCGCCAGCGGCGAGAAGCCGCGTCGCCAGGAGAAGACCGTGATGGCGACGAGCACGCCGAGGAGACCGCCGTGGAACGACATGCCGCCGTGCCAGACCATCAGGGCGTCCAGCGGGTTCTCCAGATAGTAGGCGGCATTGTAGAAGACCACGTAGCCGATGCGGCCGCCCAGTATGATCCCAAGAACCGCCCAAACCACGAAGTCATCGAAATCGTGGGCGTTCGGCCGGATCGTGTCGCGTCTGGCAAGACGGAGACAGTAGCGCCAGCCGAACAGGATTCCGGCTATATACGCTAAGGCGTACCAGCGTATCGCCAAAGGCCCAACCTCGAAGGCGACAGGGTCGATGTTGGGGAACGGGATTCCTAGCATTCACGAGGTCCTATCTGCTTCGATTCAAAGGCTCCGCACCGCCCTCGCTGGAGCATCTGCTGCGCGTTCGACGCACCGAATTCCTGCAGCTCCAACGGAAAGAGGACACTATTTCTCGTCAGCTGGCCGCACCGAAAGCTAAGTTGGTGAGAGACATACACGTTCCAGCCACCGGAAGGTCAAGCCAGCGAACCAGCCCGCGCCAGTGCAGCGTTTGCCGTCAGGTCATCCTTGACCTTTCTGGAACTGGAATCATTGGCCTGACGCATTAGCTCGGGGCCGGTGCTGTCGAGAAAGCCCAACCGTCAGGCCGCGAGAAAGCACCAGCGGAGGCCAGGAAAGTGCCAGATCAAGGACGAGCGAACCACGCGTGCCACGAACTCGCGTCTGGGCGTGACTACCGCGTCACGAGACGGCCGGACTGCTCTCGAATATGAGCAGTTCAGACTGAGTCCGGCGACCATACAATAACCTTCTCAGCAGCATCGCCGGCACGTTTACGCTCAAACATGGCAGGTTTCTGTGGCCCGGCTATCGCCAGCCGTCATCGGAGACAGATAACTCCCCTGCGCCGGTCCTTCTCAAGCAACGCCGGAAGAGCTCGTCAGCTGCCTGGTTGCGGTCACCGCCGGACTAGGCACCGAGGCTGGCCAGTTTTCGCGCGCGCACCCGAACTCCGCCTCGATCAGCCCCGGCAGCCTGCCTTCACCAAGCTCCCGGGTCTCGTCCTTGCGGGCGAGAAGGTCGCCGATCACAGGCCGCACCTCTGCCGGTAGGTCGCTTTCGTCGACCAGCGTCCCGAACGCCATGGGCACGACAGCTTCGCCCGGGTGGTGGCGCATCCAGCGGAGCGCGATCGCCGGGCGCAGGACGTAGAATACCTTCTTCAGCGAGACGCTCTCCCTCCCTTCGAGGCTGCGCCGGTACTGGCGTTCGCCGAGATGGAGGTAACGGTTCGCGATCGCCGCGGGCTGCACGACCTCGCGCGCCAGGGCCAGCAGTTCGTCGCGGAAGGCGGGATCGCCTGCATAGGCATAGGGCGAGGTCAGCCATTCGATGACGACGGCATTGCCCTTGAGCAGCAGCTTCAGGGCTTTCTGGAGGTCCCAGCCATTGACGTCGTAGATCCCGTCCGGCGGGTACTCGATGACGTCCCGCTTCGGAAACAGACTCAGATAGTCGTCCCGGGGGCGGACATAGATGAAACGGCAGTCGTAGTCGCTGTCGGGTGAGGCAAAGCCCCAGCCGCGGCTGCCGCTCTCGATCGCCAACAGAATGCGGACGCCATGGTTGGTTTCGACCTCGCGCAGCTTCGCGTCGATGCCGGCGACGACCGCCGGGTCGAAACCCGGACTCAGACTGCGCAAGGTCGCCATCCGAATGCTCCATTCTCTGCCGGGTCGGGACCCTACTACGACGCCCCGAATGGCTTCCTTGGAGCGGCAAGTCCACTGCCAATAGCAGGGCCATGCGTCTCTCCCCAGCCGATTATCAGCTCAATCCATCGCCGCAGGCATGACTTGCCCGACCAGTTCCTTGATCTGGCGCTCCAGTTCGGGCGGAAGGGATTTCATCGCCTGCCACTCGTGCGCGAGACGTTCGCGCTCGGTCTCGATCTGTCTGGCGCTTTCACGCATGGGAAGGGCTGCGTAGCGCATCAGCGCCGACGTCATATCCTGGTCCGTCCACTGCAATCTTGGCGGCAGGCCGAGGTTCAGAACCTGGGCCAGGAGCAACCATCCCGATCGACCGGTCGCGATCGATGAACCGGACCTGGTCGCGCCATATCGGTCCGCATGAGCTGCCCGGTGAAGCAGGTGGGCGCGAAGAGCGATCCGATGGGCGCATCGCCGGGCCTCGGCGGCCGAAGAGGGGCCAATGACGCGCGCGTCCAGCGTATTGGGGTCGAGGATCACGTCGTCGGGATGCGGCAGAAGCTCGGGTTCGGGTTTGCCGCTTCGCCCGCAGGCCGCCAGAACCTGCTGCCCGTCTCGTTTGGCAGCTTCGAGGCGCCGGTATCGTTCGATCTTCAACTGCTGGCGGGCCGCCTCCTTCTGCTCCAGGTGCTCGATGACATAGCGCTGAGAAAGACGATTGCCCTTGAGCGCGGACATGATCGCGGAGCGGACGACGGCCTGGGATGCCGGGAGTTCCACTTCTTCGCCGTTCTCCCGGAACCTGAGCAAACGATAGGCCTCCTGTTCGAGGAAGTAGTCGGACGGCGCATCGGCAAGCTCGATGGGTCTCGGCTTCGGCTTTTTCGGCCGGCCACGCGGGTTGCCCGACTGGCCTTTCCGGAATTGCGTCGACCTGGGTGGCTTGCCGAAGCCGACCTCGTAGTCGTCGCCGTCGCCGTCGTCCCGGCGATCGCCTTCCGGCCTGGCACGGCCGTCATCCCCGGACCGTACATCGCGCTTCTGCGGACGATGCCGGCGCACCGGCCGCGCGCCCTTCCGGTCTTGACCGCCGCTCATCTGCCGCTCTCCGTCTCGGCGACGGCGGCCTGTGGGAGCGCCTCTTCCGCTTCGCCCTCTTGGGGCGCGTTCATGTCGGGATCGGGATCTTCCGGCCCCATCTCGGCCAGGCGTTCCTCCTCGACATCCTCGAAGTGCTGGCCGGTCGCCGCGAGGGTCGCGTGCTTGCCGGTGACGCGTTCCCAGCGCCGGACGATGGTGTCGCAATAGGCCGGGTCGAACTCGAGGAGCCGGGCCTTGCGGCCGACCTGGTCGGCGGCAATCAGGGTCGTGCCCGAGCCGCCGAAGCCATCGAGGACGATGTCGCCTCGTCTGGAGCAATCCCGGATCGCGTCCGCCACCAGGGCCACGGGCTTGACCGTCGGGTGCATGGCGAGGTCGGCGTCCCGGCTGACGCCAAAGCTGTTGATGCCGGCATAGTCCCAGACATTGGTGCGGTAGCGCCCGGTCTCGCCGAGGCCGAAGCTGTTCACATGGGGCCCGGTGCCCACCTTGAAGACGAAGACCAGCTCGTGCTTGGAGCGATAGAAGGCGCCCATGCCGCCATTGGTCTTGTTCCAGACGCAGAGGTTCTTCATCTCGTCGAAGACCGTGCGTCCGGCCGCCAGCAGTTCGCCCATGTGCCGCCAGTCCATGCAGACAAAGGCGATGGCGCCGTCGCGGCAGCGGTCGGCCGCCGCGCCCAGCGTCTCGGTCAGGAAGGCAATGAAGGCCTCCTCCGACATCTCGCCCGAGGCGAAGGCGAACTCCCGGTGGCGCACCTTGCCAAGCCCGGAGACATGGCCGTCGATCGGCACGTTGTAGGGCGGGTCGGTGAAGACGAGATCGACCTCCTCGCCTTCCAGCAGGAGATCGTAGTCGGCGGGCGACCTGGCATCGCCGCAGAGCACGCGGTGACGCCCGCAGCGCCAGAGATCGCCGGGCCGGCTGATCGCCGTGGTCGGCAGGTCCGGGATCTCGTCCTCGGGCCCGGCCGGGCCGGGCACGTCGCGTTCGCTCGCGGCATCGAGGGTAAAATCGATCTCGGCCAGCGAGAAGCCGGTGATCTCCACGTCGAAGTCGAGATCGACCAGGGCCTGCAGTTCGATCGCCAGCAGCTCCTGGTCCCAGCCCGCATTGAGCGCGAGCTTGTTGTCGGCCAGGATGTAGGCTCTGCGTTCGGCCTCGTTCATGTGCGAGAGGCGCACGGTTGGCACCTCTCTCAATCCCAGCTGCTTCGCCGCCAGTACGCGGCCATGGCCGGCGATGATGGTGTCGTCATCGGCGATCAGCACGGGGTTGGTGAAGCCGAAGCGGTCGATGCTGTCGGCGATCTGGCCGATCTGCCGCCTGGAATGGGTCCGGGCATTGCCCTGATAGGGGCGAAGCTCGTCGATGCGGCGCTCGGCGATCGTGGACGCGGCCTTCTCCCGGCTGCCGCCCCGGGTCTGGCGCGTCCGCCTGGCGCCGCCCGCGCGGCGCTGGGTTCTCGTGGTCATCTTCGGGGTCTCCGACATTGCGCTGGCGTTTTCGGAGCATGGCCGGTCACGTTCTGTTCCGGCCGCGCCCTTCATCCACGCTGTCGCTATCGGAGCTCGATTGTCAAAGCGGCTGATGCAGAATCCGGCGAAAATCTTTCAAAGACTTCTAATAGACTCTGATAGATGCAGCCCTCCCGCCGCTGCATGACTTTCCAATCCGCAAAAAACCGCCTCTTAAAAATGGCCAGAACGTTTTAGAGCCTTTTAAAAGCTTATCAGAACCTTGTCGGCGCATGTCCCCGGGGGTTGCCTGCAAGAATCGAAACCGTCCCCCGATTCCGACTGCAACTTGCTGGCATCGAGCGCCAGTTTGGCGAATCACCGGGTGAGGCGGTGCGATCGGCAGGCGTTGGAACCGCTCCTCGGGCAGGCTCAGTTGCCGGGATTCGGAGGTTGAACGGCTAGTTCCGGCCCGCCATGAAACAACCAACGGAGTACCGCGTGATCCTGATCTCTTCGAACGATGTCTCATCGAAGGTGGTCACCGTTGATATTTGAAGAGTGAGCGATAGACGTACTACGTCTATTGATCCCTGCGCTCATCATAACTGCAACGATCATCATCTTTTTGAATAAAATCGCTGCAAGGCACTATTGTCATTGGTCTTCGGATCGCTATTTTCCCGGCAAGGGTAAGCAGGCCTTTAAAATCCACAAGTGTCCCGACTGTCTTCGGGCCAGATCAGAGAGTGAGTATTGATGGACAAGAACGACGCCGCGAACGAGCCAACCAGCCGCCAGGACCTGATGGAGATGACCTCCGAGATCGTGTCGGCCTATGTCGGCCACAATGTGGTCCCGGCCGATGAACTGCCGAACCTGATCCGGCGCACCTTCGACGCCCTGGACGCCGCGGACAAAGGCGAAGAGGCGGCAGCTGTGGAGCCACAGAAGCCGGCGGTCAGCGTCAAGCGCTCCGTCACGCCCGACCACCTGATCTGTCTCGAGGACGGCAAGAGGCTGAAGATGCTGAAGCGTTATCTCCGGACCAATTACGACATGACCCCGGAGCAGTATCGCGCGAAGTGGAATCTGCCGGCCGACTACCCGATGGTCGCGCCGAACTACGCGCAGAAGCGCGCCGAGATGGCGAAGTCCATCGGGCTCGGCCGCAAGGGACGCCAGGCCAAGGCCGCCAGATAGGTGTAACCCAAGGCGCTTCGATTTCGACCGTATCAATCCACCATGACAACCCCGGCCGGCGCTATAGGGCGCTGGCCGGCTTCCTGCCCGACCGGCTGGCGAACCGACGGTCAATTCCGTCCCGCGCCCGTCCCGGAAATCGGCAGATCCGTCCCGCAATCATCGATTTCTGTCCCGAATCGCCCTGCCGCCGTCCCACTTCCGTCCCGCCATCGCGCGAAGCTGTCCCACTTCAGGCCCCTCCCGTCCCACATCCGTCCCGCTTCAGAGGTCGCCCGTCCCGGTTCCGGTGGCGCTTGTCCCGCATCCTGCGGTCGGCCAGCCTCGGCCGCAGATCTTTGGAATGGGCGAACCGGTCATCCGCGGAGAGGCCCCATGCGCCCCCAGCCGCTGCCGGAATCCCACCGGCTCACGCATGGCGCGGGCCGGCCGCCGACACCGGCGCTGCTCCGGGCCCGCGCCCGCGCACGGCATCATCGTTGGCGTCAGCCCGAAGCGCGGTGGACCAGGGGTTCGACGGGAATTCCCTGGGGAATTCGCTGATCCTGAAAACAGCGTTCCCTGCATTCAGTGTCGGATTCCCTGCCCGCGGATTCCGGTTCCCTGTTCCGGGACTTAAGTTCCCTGTTTCTGGTCACAGGGAAATCGCGCGAAAAGGAACCGGATTTCAGGGGGTTACGGCAACAGAAAGCGCCCCGCCAGGCCCGAAAAAGACGAAATTTCCCTGTTCTTCCCTGTAAACAGGGTAGCGATGCACGAGACCCGTTCGACCGGGACTGGCTACACGACCAACTCGTCTCCGCATTTCAGCAGCCCCGTCAGCCCCGCACCGGAACGCCGGAGTTCCGGGACTTTCGGGCGCTTTGGAGACGAATTTCCACCACGAGAGACAGTGAATCCGGCTCATTTCCCGCCCGTTTCGGCGAGCGTCTCTTTCGGGCCATTTCGGTAGCCCCACCATCGTTTGGCCGGCGGACAATTGTAGCCGGACACATGGTTCCGGAGTCGCGGACAGATGGTTTTACCGGAAGCGGTCGCCGTGTGATTGATCAAGCGAAGCCCAGCGCCTTCCGCTGCTCGGCCCAGTCGAGGGGGCAGCCCGGCCATGCGCTTCAGGCGATGCGCGCTCAACTCGGAAGGCTGTCGCCCATCGAGGATGGCCTCGGTGATGTCGGGGGCGAGATAAGCCAGCTGCAGCACGCGACCGATCTCGCTGCGGTCGATGCCTGCCTTGGCCGATAGTTCCTGGAGCGAGCCCGCCTCCCCGGTCGCCAGCATGTTGTTCCAGCGATGGGCGCGCGTGATCAGCCGCACCAGCGCTGCATCGGGCGCTCCGGCGTTGGCGTTATCGCCGGCCAGCACGATACGGCTTTCGACGCCGCGGCGGGCGACCCGAACCGGCAGTTCGATCGAGAGCTCTTCCGACCCTGGTTCGGCCTGTTCATCCATTGTCGCCCGGTCGAGTACCGATCGCGGTTCGGCACCGCCGGCCGGGGCTCTGCGCTACATCAAGGCTCCGCCCCCCGGCCTCTTGAAATCCATACTGACCCAAGGTCAGATCACACGAGGACACTACCTACGGCTGGATAAAAGTTGGGGTCACGTCAGCAATGCTGATTTATCGGTCTCTTGAGGCGACGATCAATGCGTCAAGGCTTGCTCTTGTCGCACGGTTCTTCCCGCTCAAGACGAGGTCCACGCTTTCCATGGAGGCCGACGGTCCAGC
Proteins encoded:
- a CDS encoding prolipoprotein diacylglyceryl transferase; the protein is MLGIPFPNIDPVAFEVGPLAIRWYALAYIAGILFGWRYCLRLARRDTIRPNAHDFDDFVVWAVLGIILGGRIGYVVFYNAAYYLENPLDALMVWHGGMSFHGGLLGVLVAITVFSWRRGFSPLAMGDLVAAAAPIGLFFGRVANFVNGELFGRVADVPWAVIFPHGGDLPRHPSQLYEAFLEGLVLFAVLAILARRPGMRARTGFLTGVFLVGYGLARTFVELFREPDAQLGFILGPITMGQVLSAPMVLLGLYLMVRARRPAEV
- a CDS encoding DNA methylase N-4 produces the protein MSETPKMTTRTQRRAGGARRTRQTRGGSREKAASTIAERRIDELRPYQGNARTHSRRQIGQIADSIDRFGFTNPVLIADDDTIIAGHGRVLAAKQLGLREVPTVRLSHMNEAERRAYILADNKLALNAGWDQELLAIELQALVDLDFDVEITGFSLAEIDFTLDAASERDVPGPAGPEDEIPDLPTTAISRPGDLWRCGRHRVLCGDARSPADYDLLLEGEEVDLVFTDPPYNVPIDGHVSGLGKVRHREFAFASGEMSEEAFIAFLTETLGAAADRCRDGAIAFVCMDWRHMGELLAAGRTVFDEMKNLCVWNKTNGGMGAFYRSKHELVFVFKVGTGPHVNSFGLGETGRYRTNVWDYAGINSFGVSRDADLAMHPTVKPVALVADAIRDCSRRGDIVLDGFGGSGTTLIAADQVGRKARLLEFDPAYCDTIVRRWERVTGKHATLAATGQHFEDVEEERLAEMGPEDPDPDMNAPQEGEAEEALPQAAVAETESGR
- a CDS encoding transcriptional regulator, coding for MDKNDAANEPTSRQDLMEMTSEIVSAYVGHNVVPADELPNLIRRTFDALDAADKGEEAAAVEPQKPAVSVKRSVTPDHLICLEDGKRLKMLKRYLRTNYDMTPEQYRAKWNLPADYPMVAPNYAQKRAEMAKSIGLGRKGRQAKAAR